The DNA window gcaggctgcaggtctggatggaaggtgcaagaggcgctgtcttgggggagagccggcgagtgaggcacaCTGCTGGCCTTTTTTCCCGAGCGCCCGAGCCAccgccgagtgatgcctgagagcggagctcgctcccatcCTTGAAGAAGAGCGCTTCCaaaccaccaacagcagctgccgccgccaccatctcttccagggaagtggatctctggctctctttctctctcggcactcccagcaccagcctggccaacGGCCGCCTCAGTAcccggcagtgcttcctcctcctcctcctcctcctccttcagccacctcagctcttgcggctgcctgggctcgcctcacaaagtctGCTCCTcagtcatggtgggggtagctgctgctgctgagtgtgccttttttggagGGGGCCCCTCAGAgtaaggttgccggacctctctctctgtgtgtgagtgtgcgtgtgtgcatgcgcgcacctGTGGGGAggcccaccctgttctgtttaatttcgcgagtaccggtgggggcttttctcctttggcaaggcgattctgtgatggttttaaaaaacattttatgttgtgtcctcctccccccccctcagctaGGCGGTCACCGgcactctctcccttctccccttcttcgtcctgctggtggtggtggtggtggtagtgaaggaggaGCCAGAGGGGATCGTGGCTGGTGACGACGGCtcgtgcgcccctcctcctcctcggagccacagctgggctaaggaaactcctgggtggcttccttgggctcctgctccccttggcagaaaatctgatgggGCCCAGACTCTACCtacagcggcccccaggtaaattgagtttgagacccctgctctatgctAACCATAAATGAAAAGGGCATTCTTAACAACTACAGTCTGCTTTTGAAGGGGCAGGGTTGTTTCACTGAATGCCCACAAATTCTTTTCGTACCAGCTTAAGGCCATGGGCTGTGAGTTTTGCAGACAAAATAAAATTACCTCCTTtaccatttgttgtttagtcattaagtcatgtccaactctttgtgaccccatggaccagagcacgccaggacctcctgtcttccactgcctcctggagttgggtcaaattcatgttggtagcttcggtgacactgtccaaccatctcatcctctatcgtccccttctcttgtcttcacactttcccaacataagggtcttttccagggagtcttctcatgagatggccaaagtattggagcctcagcttcaggatctgtccttccagtaagcactcaaggttgatttcctacaaaatggataggtttgttctctttgcagtccaggggactctcaagagtctcctccagcaccacagttcaaaagcatcaattcttcggcagtcagccttctttatgatccagctctcatttccatacatcactaccggaaaagaccatagctttgactatgcagacctttgtcggcaatgtgatgactagcccagtggtttttcctactttcttcagtttaagcttgaattttgctataagaagctgatgatcagagccacaatcagctccaggtcttgtttttgctgactatagagcttctccatttttggctgcagagaatataatcaacctgtcgttgtttagtcgtgtcctacccttcatgaccccatggaccagagcacgccaggccctcttatcttccactgcttctcaGAGTTGTGTCAAAATTTACCATTAGATAAAACTAAATTTTTTACAGTAGTGGAAGGTAGGTACTTGCTCCAGACACAGGACTAATATGTCGGTTAATTTTGAGTTGCCTTCTCCAGAGTGAAAGCTAAGCCTCCCAGTTTTCAAGGTATTGTAAAGATACATTGTAGAACTGTATTTTAGACATGGGTCCCAATAAGGTTACATATAACCATTATGTATAGTTTTAATTcattcaaaagacaaaaatgatccTTTGTACCCATATACCAGTGGCTCCCTTGACTTATTGGCCACGGGCTGCAGCTCCACAGAACAGTGGGACTGCCATTTCCACAGGACCAGAGCTGGCGGTTTCACTTAATCTACTGTCtgaaaatagggggggggggggggaatgataatAATCCAAggtgccagcctgtgtggccttggacaagcagcacagtctcaggatgctcccaggtggggggaaatggaaaaccacttctgagtagtctctagctggaaaaccctgaagatgatgattgtaagtcagaattgatttgatggtacacACAAGCGAAGGTGCAAAGTAGGGGGGAAAGTTTTAAGATTTTTACCAGTACGGTGTTTTAAACTCAGCTGTGATGGCTTTCTACATTCTGGATTTGTAAATATACAGTAAGAGAGAGCATCAGGTTGAGGACAGCATTTGAGGCCATAATTCAGATCCTGTAACCTGCTGTCACAGAGGCATATCGGAGCCTTTGTGGAAAACGTGTATGCTAGTTCACAGTTGCTTTTGTTGCCAGAGCTctgaattttactttttaaaggaagTTGTTTTGTTACTGAGACCAAATGGGCATTTGTCTTTCTGTTTGTCCTACATTCCTCATCAGTCATTTCCATATTTTCTGACAACCAGGCGGTGTTATTCCTGCTCCTGAGTAGATCTGATATTTTTGCATGAGTATCCAgtacattttgttgttgctgtgtttctttgtaatttttggCTCAGAATTGTATTTTGTCAACATTTTGGGGAGGCCTTCTGGAATATTGCTGGGCATGTCTTGAGACATATAGGCATGTGGGAATAAACACTTTTGCCTCTTTCCTCTCATTTGCAGTGCCACTAAAATAAATTTCCtttgcagttttttaaagaaaaaagacttAGAACTGAGCAATATGCaacatataaaatacatataattttttaaaataatctttgctCTGAAAAGTACTTTTAAGTGATGATTGCTTTAATAGTTTTGAATTATATTGTACTAATATAATGCTAAACCACTCCATCGGTACTTCTCTGTTTGCTTGttcatcttttaaataaaaggaCATTGATTTATGAGCCATGTGTAATGGAAGCATGAagtacatgtattttttttttttttagcaaatctGTATCTCATAAAACTGGCATAAAGTGAAATGATAACCCTAGTTTTGAGTTTTGCATTATACTGATACACTCTTTAACCACTTCAGAggcatatatattttcttttaaaggatgTTGAATCAATCATTACATACAACAGCATGACGAAACACATTCTACAACTAACAGATTTGGTAAATCCATGTCTCCAAAATCTGTAGTTTATATTTACTGATGCATCAGGGTAAATAATGGGTGCATAGGAACAAAGAAGCGAAAAGGAGAAATGTTGCTAATGTCACTTACTGTGTGGATAGTTGAAATGCAGCAGTCTGGTTGAAAGAATCATGGATGTATGAGTCATACACCTCTGACTATGCAGTATGGGCAACATGAATCAACACACCCTGTTTGGTTGTAGCTGCACTGCCTTAGGTCAGTAGCAAGCTAGTACTGTGGCTCCTTTTCTACAAGAGTAGCTTGTTTTATTCAGTTGCTCATTACAAAAGCATTACAGTTGCAACAACTGAAAAATATGTGAAAATTCTCACCAGTACTGTCACATGGTTAATTCTGTGTACTGCAGACTGAAAATACTGTGAAAAACCTCCATTGGCATTTGATTTCCAGATGCCTGTACTAACACCTTATTGGAAATGAGATGGAATTTGTACTTCAGCATAAGGAAAAACTGTTAGGCTGGCTGGATTTCTGTTAAGTGGGCATTCTTAATTTTGTGAACATACTGAACTATCATAACAAAATCCTTTCCATGGAGCTCCTGCCTGCCTGATATTTTTCTAGGTGTGTTTGGCAGGATGAGCATCGGAAATTTTAAAACTACATTGGTCTTCTGTGCAAGAAACTGAAAGAGAACTGTAATACTTACACATTGTTAGCAGTCCACTGAGCCTGCTTAAGCTACGGATTCAAAGGATGCTCTTCCAAGCAGTGGTCTATTTCTTTTTGGGCAGTCAGCAATGGAATCCCTTCCCCGAACAGACATACTCACTCCCTGCTTGAATCAGTTCACCAGACTGAACCAGACCAAGACAAGAACCACATGCAGAAGTGTCTCCCTCGCTTTCTCTTTCATCAGACCTTTTCCAATGACAGAGCAAGTGGCTGGGaagaaggcagagaaggaacaagcGATCGTTTCTGTGATGCCTCACCTGCCACTGCTAACACAGCTCTTCTACTGCCTGGCGTGGGGAAAAGAAGCACGGTTACATTAGCTCATGTCCACTGAGCAACAACAGTTTCTCACagactagcaaggttatgctcaaaatactacaaggtaggcttcagcagtatgtggactgagaactcccagaagtacaagctggattttgaaggggcagaggaactagagaccaaactgctaacatgcgctggattatggagaaagccagagagttccagaaaaacatttacttttgctggaccacagcaaactatggcaagtccttaaagaaactggagtgcctgaccaccttatctatctcctgagaaatctatatgtgggacaggaagcaacatttagaactggatatggaacaactgattggttcaaaattgggaaaggagtacaacaaggctgtatattgtctccctggttatttaacttatatgcagaatacatcatgcgaaaggcaggactggatgaatcccaagccggaataaagattgccggaagaaatatcaacaacgtcagatatgcagatgataacactctggtggcagaaagtgaggaggaattaaagaacctcttaatgagggtgaaagaggagagcaccaaaaatggtctgaagctcaacatcaaaaaaactaagatcatggccacttgtccagtcacctcctggcaaatagaaggggaagatatggaggcagtgacagattttactttcttgggctccattatggTGACAGccgccacgaaattaaaagacacctgcttcttgggaggaaagcgatgacaaatctagatagcatcttaaaaagcagagacaacaccttgccgacaaaggtccgcatcgtcaaagctaaggtttttccagtagctatgtatggaagtgagagctggaccataaagaaggctgactgccgaagaattgatgtttttgaactgtggtgctggaggagactcttgagagtcctctggactgcaaagagaacaaacctatccattttgaaggaagtcagccctgagtgctcactggaaggacagatcctaaagctgaggctctaatagtttggccatctcatgagaagagaagactccctggaaaagaccctgatgttgggaaagtgtgacggcaagaggagaatgggacagaggatgagattgctggacagtgtctgcaaagcaaccaacatgaaattgacacaactacgggaggcaatggaagacaggaaggcctggcatgcactggtccatggggtcactaagagttggacaccacgtaacgaataaacaacaacaacaacaacaaaaacttgtTCAGAATGTAACAAATCAAGTTATTTCTTAGCTTCACTGAAGATGTACGGTGAGCTATAATTGAATGGTGGTACTGAACATGCTGTTATGGAGTCTCCACTGAAATTACATTTCCTTGACAGGGGGAGCAGCTGATAAACTCTATACAGAAATTTCCCACACTTTGATGTTTCTATCGTAATAGGGTCTGAGCCTTTGGCTGTGAACCATAGAAGCACTAGGTACAACTAAAGAATGAATTGTTTTTCAAAGTCTGCAATATACCTCTAGACAATCTGCCTTATGTTTACAAGTCTGGTCTTACAGCTTCTGTTTCATTTGATAAAACCAGGCAGTGCGATCTCACATTCATTtgcattctctccctcccactcttCTAATatctcattcatggggttgcctgTGATTCTCTCACTGGATTCCTGAGAACAGCAGCAGATAATGAAAGAGATAATGAAATCTGGTAACTGCTCCATCTCTTTAATGGCTATCACATTAAGACAGGTGCTGCCGTTTTTCACAAAACTATGCATGTACACATATTATAGAAATCAAAAGAAATCCCACAAGTACAATGTTTATGCAAACATTTTGCATGTAAAAGGAAAAACCAGCCCATATCTGCCATTCAAAAAGCACAGTCTTGCACAAGTCGCATAGTGTGGCTGTGGCATGCTACCAGTTCTACAGTCCTTGGTACCTCAAGAGTGtttgaaggagagaggaggaggagggagaagggagtTGATATCCTCAGCCCCTTTGTTCCTCTGCAGACCGGATCGCTTCCTAGGCTCAGGGCTTTCCTCAGACCACCTCCCAACCCTATGCACCCCTTTTGCCACTTTGGGTGCATTTATACAAGGGTTGTGGTCGTAGATCACCAGCTTCAAACCACTAAGGTGTGTGAGATTGGGGAAGTCACGTATGGCATTACAATCCACATCAATCACTTCTAAGAAGGGCATGTGCAGCAGCACGCGTGGGAACTCAGTCAGTAAGTTACTGGAGATCCAGAGGGTGCGCAGCTCCTTCAGGTACCGTAGCTGTCCAGGTAGGGAGTGCAGGGCATTGGAGCCAACATGCAAGGTCTTGAGGTGCCTCAGTTCACACACCACATTGGGGAGGTGGTAGAAGCAGTTGGACTCAATCCATAGCGACTTGAGGTTGTGCAGCTGCTGTAGCTCTGCAGGTAGGTCTCCCAGTTTGTTGTTTCCCAGGTAAAGAATAGAGAGCTGTTTCAAGGTGCACACCACTGGGGGCAGTGTATGGAAGTTGTTAAAATCCAGTGCCAGGATTTGGAGGTTCTGTAGTTGTTCCAGCTCTGAGGGCAGATGTTTCAGCTTGTTATCACTCAGGTACAGCTTGACCAGTTCCCTGAAAGAGCAAACACACAAAGGAAACAGTCTCACTTGCCTGCTGCTCAGATCCACCATTTTGTCAATTGGCATCTCTTCAAGGTCCCCTAAGATGTATTTCTGGCAGATATCTGCAGGGATAAAGGAAATGATGGCTCTGAAAGTATTGCCCATCTTCACAGTGTTACATTGGCGAGCTGTTGCTAGCAGAGGAATCAACCTCGTGAACTGGGGAAGCTCTCTGATCCTTGTCCCGCGGGCTCGGCTGGCCCTTTCTCCTTCTCGCACTTTTATGATCACAGCCTCTGTAGCAACAATCCTAGCTCTCTGAAGGGTCCTGAAATGTTTCTGATAAGTGGATGAGTGTCTGCTGATAAAAAAATAGCAGGCATGACTGTGCGACAGTGCTCCTATACCCAAATAAAAGAATCCCTCTTAGTGAAGTTCTAAAAATGTACACAGGGTTTATCAGCAATATTTCCTGAGTTGTTTTTCCCACATCTCCCTTTGCCCAAGTATTTATTGTTAAAAATGAATATTAGTTGTAGCCTCAATATTTCAATATTATACagt is part of the Pogona vitticeps strain Pit_001003342236 chromosome 5, PviZW2.1, whole genome shotgun sequence genome and encodes:
- the LRRC10 gene encoding leucine-rich repeat-containing protein 10, with the translated sequence MGNTFRAIISFIPADICQKYILGDLEEMPIDKMVDLSSRQVRLFPLCVCSFRELVKLYLSDNKLKHLPSELEQLQNLQILALDFNNFHTLPPVVCTLKQLSILYLGNNKLGDLPAELQQLHNLKSLWIESNCFYHLPNVVCELRHLKTLHVGSNALHSLPGQLRYLKELRTLWISSNLLTEFPRVLLHMPFLEVIDVDCNAIRDFPNLTHLSGLKLVIYDHNPCINAPKVAKGVHRVGRWSEESPEPRKRSGLQRNKGAEDINSLLPPPPLSFKHS